A stretch of DNA from Acidimicrobiia bacterium:
ATCACAGGCGGCCAGAAGCAACACCAAGGCTGCGCCAACAGTCAGCGGGATCCTCATCGGTCCTCCTCTGCGTGACAGGCCAAACGGGCCACTTGACACTGGGTGGCCAGATCGTTCCTATTGCTACGGGACTTTGCCGCGCCCACAGCTCGATGCCAGAGGCGAAGGTCCCAAAACACTCGGGGCTTCTGACCAGAAGGCGGTGCGGCCGCGGGCCGCACGACGTGCTGGTCGCCGAACGCACTCGCCTCGCCGACGAGGCCGAAGCGTCGTGGCGGCGCCAACGCGAACTGCTCGAGAAGTGAAGGCCCTTCTCGACGAGATGCATGCTCCGAGCATCGCCGGCAGCCTCAATGACCAGTCCTTCGATGTCATCGCGGTCGCCGCCGATCCCGGACTGCGCGGCAGGTCGGATGAAGATCTCCTCACCCACGCTGCGGCTCCTGGACGTGCTCTGGTCACCGAGAACGTGGCGGACTTCATGCCGCTCGCTACGCAATGGGCCGGCGCGGGCGAGGCACACGCCGGTTTGATCTTCACCAACCCGAGACGGTTCAACCGGGCAACACTCGCCTACCCGGGGAACCTCATCGCCGCCCTCCGGGAGTTCCTCGCCGATCCGCCGATCACCGGCGTGTCGTGGATCTGGTGGCTGTGACGATGCGGCCGGCCACCGCACGATGTGCCCACCTCAACGCGCAGACCCCTGTTCGTTGAGCCATGTCGGGTCGAAGAAGTGGTTGAGGAAGTCCGCAACCCAACCTTCCCATTGGTCCATTGTCCAGCCCGTTTCCATGAGGCTGGTCACTGTCGCTGCCGAGTCGATTGCGGTGACTAGCTCTGCAATCTGTTCCAGGCTGAGATCGGGTCTTCTGACCTCGTCGGGAAAGAGGAGTTCGCAGACGGCCAATGCTCCCTCGAGCTTGTACTGGCGTCCCATCCGTTCGAGGTCCTTGAGTCTGGGATCGGACGAG
This window harbors:
- a CDS encoding DUF5615 family PIN-like protein translates to MKALLDEMHAPSIAGSLNDQSFDVIAVAADPGLRGRSDEDLLTHAAAPGRALVTENVADFMPLATQWAGAGEAHAGLIFTNPRRFNRATLAYPGNLIAALREFLADPPITGVSWIWWL